The following are encoded in a window of Blattabacterium cuenoti genomic DNA:
- the hisD gene encoding histidinol dehydrogenase, producing MDIQVYIHPPFKTWNSIIKRSIRNVSRLNDLVFPIINNVKIYGDIALKSYTRKYDHVNLKHIQISEEEITESSKKISDGLKKSIKVAYENIQSFHKKQIHKESKIEVSPGVICWRKSVPIEKVGLYIPGGTAPLVSTVLMLGVPSNLAGCEDIILCSPPNKNGKIHPAILYTAKYIGIKRIYKIGGAQAIAAMAYGTESVSSVYKIFGPGNSYVTLAKQIVAKTGIVSIDMPAGPSEVVILADETANPEYVASDLISQSEHDPESYILLITISISWMEKIKKELKKQLTGFSTRQNIMKKSLERCKMVVLSSLDESIHLINQVAPEHLIINCHNASYWGDKIKNAGSVFLGNYSPVSVGDYASGTNHVLPTYGYAKSYSGVSVDSFIKKITFQKITKKGLRSLSECIGRLSLTEGLIAHKKSIDIRLKNE from the coding sequence ATGGACATTCAAGTGTATATACATCCCCCATTTAAAACATGGAATTCTATTATAAAAAGATCTATACGAAATGTTTCTAGATTGAATGATCTTGTTTTTCCTATTATAAATAATGTGAAAATATACGGAGATATAGCCTTAAAAAGCTATACAAGAAAATATGATCATGTGAATTTAAAACATATTCAAATTTCGGAAGAAGAAATAACTGAATCCAGTAAAAAAATTTCAGATGGTTTGAAAAAATCTATTAAAGTAGCATATGAAAACATCCAATCTTTTCATAAAAAACAAATCCATAAGGAATCAAAAATAGAGGTCTCTCCAGGGGTTATTTGTTGGAGAAAATCTGTTCCTATAGAAAAAGTCGGTTTATATATCCCTGGAGGAACGGCCCCTTTAGTATCTACTGTGTTAATGCTAGGTGTTCCTAGTAATTTAGCTGGTTGCGAAGATATTATTTTGTGCTCTCCTCCAAATAAAAATGGAAAAATCCATCCAGCTATTTTATATACAGCTAAGTATATAGGAATAAAACGAATCTATAAAATAGGAGGAGCTCAAGCTATTGCAGCTATGGCATATGGAACTGAAAGTGTTTCTTCTGTTTATAAAATATTTGGTCCAGGAAATTCCTATGTTACACTAGCTAAACAAATTGTTGCAAAAACAGGAATAGTTTCTATAGATATGCCAGCTGGACCTTCAGAAGTTGTTATTTTAGCCGATGAAACAGCAAATCCAGAATATGTTGCTTCTGATTTGATTTCTCAATCAGAACATGATCCAGAAAGTTACATTCTTTTAATTACCATAAGTATATCCTGGATGGAAAAAATAAAAAAAGAATTAAAAAAACAATTAACTGGTTTTTCTACTAGACAAAATATTATGAAAAAATCTTTGGAAAGGTGCAAAATGGTTGTTCTTTCATCTTTAGATGAAAGCATTCATTTGATTAATCAAGTGGCTCCAGAACATTTAATCATTAATTGCCATAATGCTTCTTATTGGGGGGATAAAATAAAAAATGCTGGATCTGTATTTCTTGGAAATTATTCTCCAGTTAGTGTAGGAGATTATGCCTCTGGAACAAATCATGTGCTTCCTACTTATGGATATGCAAAATCTTATAGTGGAGTATCTGTAGATAGTTTTATCAAAAAAATAACTTTTCAAAAAATTACCAAAAAAGGATTACGTAGTTTATCAGAATGTATTGGAAGACTCTCTTTGACAGAAGGTTTAATAGCACATAAAAAATCTATTGATATTCGATTAAAAAATGAATGA
- the hisG gene encoding ATP phosphoribosyltransferase, with translation MDKLKIAIQKSGRLYEDSIKLLKDCSIEINIGIDKLKTTALNFPLEILFLRDDDIPQYLEDGVADIGIVGKNVLLEKRKKIKIKETLGFGKCRLSIAVPKSIIYSDINDLNGKKIATSYPFLVKEFFEKKYIKAEIHEISGAVEIAPGIGLADCICDLVSSGSTLFMNGLKEVETILQSEAVLASHLHLGSPQNIIMDKLLFRIRAVKKAKNNKYILLNVPNERLEKIISYLPGIKSPAILPLANSECSSVHSVVNENDFWGIVENLKALGAQDILVLPIEKIIL, from the coding sequence ATGGATAAACTTAAAATAGCTATTCAAAAATCAGGTCGTCTTTATGAAGACTCCATAAAGTTGCTTAAAGATTGCAGCATTGAAATTAATATTGGTATAGATAAATTAAAGACAACAGCTCTTAATTTCCCGTTGGAAATTCTTTTCCTACGAGATGATGATATTCCTCAATATTTAGAAGATGGAGTAGCGGATATAGGAATTGTAGGAAAAAATGTTCTTTTAGAGAAGAGAAAAAAAATAAAAATCAAAGAAACTTTGGGATTTGGAAAATGTAGACTTTCCATAGCAGTTCCTAAATCTATAATTTATAGTGATATAAATGATTTAAACGGAAAAAAAATTGCAACTAGTTATCCTTTTTTAGTTAAAGAATTTTTCGAAAAAAAATATATAAAAGCGGAAATTCACGAAATATCTGGAGCAGTAGAAATTGCTCCTGGAATAGGATTAGCAGATTGTATTTGTGATTTAGTGAGTAGTGGTTCTACACTTTTTATGAATGGATTAAAAGAAGTAGAAACAATCCTTCAATCTGAAGCTGTTTTAGCCTCTCATCTTCATTTGGGATCCCCACAAAACATTATCATGGATAAACTTCTATTTAGAATACGAGCTGTAAAAAAAGCTAAAAATAATAAATATATTCTTTTAAATGTCCCTAATGAACGATTAGAAAAAATAATATCTTATCTTCCAGGAATCAAAAGTCCAGCTATTCTTCCATTAGCAAATTCAGAATGTAGTTCTGTACATTCTGTAGTAAATGAAAATGATTTTTGGGGAATTGTAGAAAATTTAAAAGCGCTTGGAGCGCAAGATATATTAGTACTTCCCATAGAAAAAATTATACTTTAA
- a CDS encoding exodeoxyribonuclease III — translation MKIISYNINGIRSGINKGLLHWIESSQPDVLCLQEIKASKEQIQTSLFDHLGYFHYWFPSTKKKGYSGVGILCKEKPYHIEYGIGIESIDTEGRVLRIDLKKISVISLYIPSGKHLRNRLNFKFYFMENFFSHIKKIQKKFKNLVICGDYNICHHEIDIHDPIRNRKISGFLPEERKWMSDFLNLGFIDSFRNYVKEANHYSWWSYYSHAKKKNKGWRIDYAMVSRSLKDKMNKAYLLPEVPYSDHCPTVLEIEKMT, via the coding sequence ATGAAAATTATTAGTTATAATATTAATGGAATTAGATCTGGTATCAATAAAGGATTACTCCATTGGATTGAATCTTCTCAACCAGATGTTCTGTGTTTACAAGAAATAAAGGCATCTAAAGAACAAATTCAAACAAGTTTGTTTGATCATCTTGGTTATTTTCATTATTGGTTTCCTTCAACGAAAAAAAAAGGATATAGTGGAGTAGGGATTTTGTGCAAAGAAAAACCTTATCACATAGAATATGGAATAGGAATAGAATCCATTGATACAGAAGGTAGAGTTCTCCGTATTGATTTAAAAAAAATATCAGTGATAAGTCTTTATATTCCTTCTGGAAAACATCTAAGAAACAGATTAAATTTTAAATTCTATTTTATGGAGAATTTTTTTTCTCATATAAAAAAAATTCAAAAAAAATTCAAAAATCTTGTCATTTGTGGAGATTATAATATTTGTCATCATGAAATAGATATTCATGATCCTATACGAAATAGAAAAATTTCCGGTTTTTTACCAGAAGAAAGAAAATGGATGAGTGATTTTTTAAATTTAGGATTTATAGATAGTTTTAGAAACTATGTTAAAGAGGCTAATCATTATAGTTGGTGGAGTTATTATTCTCATGCAAAAAAGAAGAATAAAGGTTGGAGAATTGATTATGCTATGGTGAGTAGATCTTTAAAAGATAAAATGAATAAAGCTTATCTATTACCTGAAGTTCCATATTCAGATCATTGCCCAACTGTATTAGAAATAGAAAAAATGACCTGA
- a CDS encoding shikimate kinase has translation MKVTLIGYMGSGKTSIGKILSRELKLDFYDLDALLVKEQKDSIYNIFQKKGENHFREIEHLMIKKFLKTHQKYIFSVGGGTPCYYNNMDLLNKFSKTFYLKTQSYILYQRLYQEKKTRPLIAHLSKKELFQFIIQHLSKRIFFYEKSSKKIEVNEKSEYKIVEEIIKHLIEL, from the coding sequence ATGAAAGTTACTCTAATCGGATATATGGGAAGTGGAAAAACTTCTATAGGAAAAATTTTATCTAGAGAATTAAAATTGGATTTCTATGATTTAGATGCTCTCCTTGTAAAGGAACAAAAAGATTCTATTTATAATATTTTTCAAAAAAAAGGAGAAAATCATTTTAGAGAAATAGAACATTTAATGATTAAAAAATTTTTAAAAACACATCAAAAATATATTTTTTCTGTTGGTGGGGGGACCCCTTGTTATTATAATAATATGGATTTATTAAATAAATTTTCAAAAACTTTTTATCTAAAAACCCAGAGTTATATTTTATATCAAAGATTATATCAAGAAAAAAAAACTAGACCTTTAATAGCTCATTTATCTAAGAAGGAATTATTTCAATTTATCATTCAGCATTTATCCAAAAGAATCTTTTTTTACGAAAAATCTTCTAAAAAGATAGAGGTCAATGAAAAATCTGAATACAAAATAGTTGAAGAAATTATAAAACATTTAATAGAATTATGA
- the tilS gene encoding tRNA lysidine(34) synthetase TilS, protein MNNFSYDHFFLDKMRQSFSLVEKKKICVAVSGGLDSMVLLNLLLLVPNLTLGVAHCNFTLRDKESNEDENFVKNFCVKKHILCHVKRFNTLNFSKKNKFSIQMAARKLRYDWFEDLLEKHSYDHIALGHHLNDSVETFFINIMRGTGLKGLLGIPRENRKFIRPLSSFTKGEILHYAKMRKVNWRLDHSNQEKKYLRNKIRLITSTFSDSFYKGFKKSIKYLHQENSVIESEVKKINKEITLEKKENPFFWKIECKKIKELQALSFYLFKLFFPYGFSNIDDLKNLLYAQSGKQLFSKKYRIIKNRNHWILVKNQNPSKEIYMISNLKDHKKTSFPIHLKFFLDPKKILNENIKETSFIDLDKIQFPLQLRTWRKGDFFFP, encoded by the coding sequence ATGAATAATTTCTCATATGATCATTTTTTTTTAGATAAAATGAGGCAATCTTTTTCCTTAGTAGAAAAGAAAAAAATTTGTGTAGCTGTAAGTGGTGGATTAGATAGCATGGTTCTTTTAAATTTATTACTTCTTGTCCCCAACCTAACATTAGGAGTAGCTCATTGCAATTTTACTCTTAGAGATAAAGAATCTAATGAAGACGAAAATTTTGTGAAGAATTTTTGTGTAAAAAAACATATTTTATGTCACGTAAAAAGATTTAACACTTTGAATTTTTCAAAAAAAAATAAGTTTTCTATACAAATGGCAGCTAGAAAACTTAGATATGATTGGTTTGAGGATTTATTAGAAAAACATTCCTATGATCATATAGCATTAGGACATCATTTAAATGATTCAGTAGAAACTTTTTTTATCAATATAATGAGAGGAACCGGACTAAAAGGATTATTAGGGATTCCTAGAGAAAATAGAAAATTTATTCGTCCTCTTTCTAGTTTTACTAAAGGAGAAATTTTACACTATGCGAAAATGAGAAAAGTTAATTGGAGATTAGATCACAGTAATCAAGAAAAAAAATATTTAAGAAATAAAATACGTCTAATAACATCTACTTTTTCAGATTCCTTCTACAAAGGATTTAAAAAAAGTATAAAATATCTTCATCAAGAAAATTCAGTTATAGAGAGTGAGGTGAAAAAAATTAATAAAGAGATTACTCTAGAAAAAAAAGAAAATCCTTTTTTTTGGAAAATTGAATGCAAAAAAATTAAGGAATTACAAGCATTGTCTTTTTATTTATTCAAATTATTTTTTCCATATGGATTTTCTAATATAGATGATTTAAAAAACCTTCTTTATGCACAATCTGGAAAACAATTATTTTCAAAAAAATATAGAATTATCAAAAATAGAAATCATTGGATTTTGGTAAAAAATCAAAATCCTTCAAAAGAAATATATATGATATCGAATCTAAAAGATCATAAAAAAACATCTTTTCCCATTCATTTAAAATTTTTTTTGGATCCAAAAAAAATTTTAAATGAAAATATAAAAGAAACATCCTTCATAGATTTAGATAAAATTCAATTTCCTTTACAATTAAGAACATGGAGAAAAGGAGATTTTTTTTTTCC